Proteins co-encoded in one Desulfitobacterium hafniense DCB-2 genomic window:
- a CDS encoding DUF1858 domain-containing protein gives MLTGAEKITDVVEKYPQSVEVFQKYGMHCFGCMAARFENVEQGAMAHGIDVPSLIKDLNKAIGNQS, from the coding sequence ATGCTTACTGGTGCTGAAAAAATTACTGATGTTGTAGAGAAATACCCACAGTCGGTAGAAGTCTTCCAAAAATACGGCATGCATTGCTTTGGCTGCATGGCAGCCCGCTTTGAAAACGTTGAACAAGGCGCTATGGCCCATGGAATCGATGTCCCCAGCCTTATCAAGGATTTAAATAAGGCCATCGGAAATCAATCGTAA
- a CDS encoding DMT family transporter, whose translation MNKHWYKVFVAAFLEVFWVIGLAHSHDVWTWSGTVIALIVSNYLMITAGQVLPAGTVYAVFVGLGTAGTVISEIFFFEEPFQWAKVLLILILLTGVFGLKAVTGERSKEGVDA comes from the coding sequence ATGAATAAACATTGGTATAAAGTCTTTGTTGCTGCTTTCCTGGAAGTGTTCTGGGTGATTGGCTTAGCCCATTCCCATGATGTGTGGACATGGAGCGGTACGGTGATTGCCCTGATTGTGAGCAATTATTTGATGATTACGGCGGGACAGGTGCTCCCTGCCGGGACGGTCTACGCTGTTTTTGTAGGATTGGGCACAGCCGGTACGGTCATTTCGGAAATTTTCTTTTTTGAAGAGCCCTTTCAATGGGCCAAAGTCCTGCTGATTTTAATCCTGTTAACAGGGGTATTTGGTTTAAAAGCGGTTACAGGGGAGCGGAGCAAAGAAGGAGTTGATGCGTAA
- a CDS encoding DMT family transporter has protein sequence MAWFTLCLAGLLEAFGVAMINQLQISRTWKTVGLLIMGFGASLALLGYSLRFLPMGTAYAVWTGIGVVGGTLIGMIRYNESKDWRRVVFITMILGSVIGLKLIS, from the coding sequence ATGGCTTGGTTCACTTTATGTTTAGCAGGTTTGCTTGAAGCATTTGGGGTGGCTATGATCAATCAATTGCAGATAAGCCGCACTTGGAAAACCGTGGGCCTCTTGATTATGGGATTTGGGGCGAGTCTTGCTTTATTGGGCTATTCACTGCGATTCCTGCCTATGGGGACAGCGTATGCTGTTTGGACCGGTATCGGTGTGGTAGGCGGTACCCTCATTGGCATGATTCGTTATAATGAATCAAAGGATTGGCGAAGAGTAGTGTTTATAACCATGATTTTAGGTTCGGTTATCGGCTTAAAGCTTATCTCGTAA
- the speE gene encoding polyamine aminopropyltransferase — translation MTRKLPTFLSENEHGLWMTEDERENLKIDYRIKEIIVEAKSTLQHVMILDSYSFGRMLVLDGAVQTTSLDGHIYNETISHVPLSIHPNPKKVLIIGGGDCGVAKEVCKYSSVEQIDVVEIDPMVVEVCLKHLPEVSGGLADPRVNFIFDDGVNYVQNSPTKYDIVIVDSSDPIGPAEVLIEKSFYRSIFNALEEDGLMVCQSQSPIFHGEVMEQIFERVHDIFPKTKMFTAVVPTYPGGLWSFTLGSKGYVIPNEARMKELDALYVNEQIMASCFSLPEFMNKQLSKYR, via the coding sequence ATGACTAGGAAATTGCCGACTTTTTTATCTGAAAACGAGCATGGGTTATGGATGACGGAAGATGAACGGGAAAACCTGAAGATTGATTATCGGATTAAAGAGATCATAGTTGAAGCCAAATCAACCCTTCAGCATGTGATGATTCTCGATTCCTACAGCTTCGGGCGCATGTTGGTATTGGATGGGGCCGTGCAAACGACTTCTCTGGATGGTCATATCTACAATGAAACGATTTCCCATGTACCCTTAAGCATTCATCCCAACCCGAAGAAGGTATTGATTATTGGCGGCGGAGATTGTGGCGTTGCCAAAGAAGTGTGCAAATATTCCAGTGTTGAGCAGATTGATGTAGTGGAAATCGATCCCATGGTGGTGGAGGTTTGTCTGAAACATCTGCCTGAGGTCTCCGGAGGGTTAGCTGATCCCCGGGTGAACTTCATTTTTGATGATGGTGTAAACTATGTCCAAAACTCCCCGACCAAGTACGATATTGTCATTGTGGATTCCTCGGATCCCATAGGGCCGGCGGAAGTCTTGATTGAAAAGAGCTTTTACCGGAGTATATTCAATGCTCTGGAGGAGGATGGCCTGATGGTTTGCCAAAGCCAGTCCCCGATTTTTCATGGAGAAGTTATGGAACAGATTTTTGAACGGGTTCATGATATTTTTCCGAAGACGAAGATGTTTACAGCTGTGGTGCCTACCTATCCCGGTGGATTGTGGAGCTTTACCTTAGGGTCAAAGGGGTATGTTATACCAAATGAAGCTCGCATGAAAGAGCTTGACGCCCTGTATGTGAATGAGCAAATCATGGCCAGCTGTTTTTCTCTTCCTGAGTTTATGAATAAACAGCTGAGTAAGTATAGATAG